In one window of Polaromonas naphthalenivorans CJ2 DNA:
- the fba gene encoding class II fructose-bisphosphate aldolase (catalyzes the reversible aldol condensation of dihydroxyacetonephosphate and glyceraldehyde 3-phosphate in the Calvin cycle, glycolysis, and/or gluconeogenesis), which yields MAFISLRQMLDHAAENGYGIPAFNVNNLEQIQAIMEAAQATDSPVILQASAGARKYAGEAYLRHMMLAAVESHPDIPVVVHQDHGTSPAVCIQSIRSGFTSVMMDGSLLADGKTPSSYDYNVDVTRRVTEMTHAVGVSVEGELGCLGSLETGEAGEEDGVGAVGKLTHDMMLTDPLQARDFVQQTGVDALAIAIGTSHGAYKFTRKPTGDILAIDRIAAIHAQIPDTHLVMHGSSSVPQEWLEIIRRFGGDIKETYGVPVEEIQRGIQSGVRKINIDTDIRLAMTGAMRQLLAEQRSEFDPRKALLAAKKAASSICTARFEAFGCAGQASRIKALPMG from the coding sequence ATGGCCTTTATTTCCCTTCGCCAGATGCTCGACCATGCCGCTGAAAACGGCTACGGCATTCCGGCCTTCAACGTCAACAACCTGGAGCAGATCCAGGCCATCATGGAAGCCGCCCAGGCGACCGACAGCCCGGTCATCCTGCAAGCCTCGGCCGGGGCGCGCAAGTACGCGGGCGAAGCCTATCTGCGCCACATGATGCTGGCGGCGGTCGAGTCGCACCCGGACATTCCGGTGGTGGTTCACCAGGACCACGGCACATCGCCGGCCGTGTGCATCCAGTCGATCCGCTCGGGCTTTACCAGCGTGATGATGGACGGTTCGCTGCTGGCCGACGGCAAGACACCGTCCAGCTACGACTACAACGTGGACGTGACGCGCCGCGTCACCGAGATGACGCATGCCGTGGGCGTGTCGGTCGAGGGCGAACTCGGCTGCCTCGGCAGCCTGGAAACCGGCGAAGCGGGCGAGGAAGACGGCGTGGGCGCGGTCGGCAAGCTGACCCACGACATGATGCTGACCGACCCATTGCAGGCCAGGGATTTTGTGCAACAGACCGGCGTCGATGCGCTGGCGATTGCGATTGGCACCAGCCACGGCGCCTACAAGTTCACCCGCAAGCCCACCGGCGACATCCTGGCCATCGACCGCATCGCCGCCATCCATGCGCAGATTCCCGACACCCATCTGGTGATGCACGGCAGTTCCAGCGTGCCGCAGGAGTGGCTGGAAATCATTCGCCGGTTCGGCGGCGACATCAAGGAAACCTACGGCGTGCCGGTCGAGGAAATCCAGCGCGGCATTCAAAGCGGCGTGCGCAAGATCAACATCGACACCGACATCCGCCTGGCCATGACCGGCGCGATGCGCCAGTTGCTGGCCGAGCAGCGTAGCGAGTTCGATCCACGCAAGGCGCTGCTGGCAGCCAAAAAAGCAGCCAGCAGCATCTGCACGGCGCGCTTCGAGGCCTTTGGCTGCGCGGGGCAGGCGTCGCGCATCAAGGCCTTGCCCATGGGCTGA
- a CDS encoding ISNCY family transposase, with product MSMRETDRLKTVQAVVDRMARVGQAAEQLGLSRRQLERLVQRYKHDGVQGLVSRKRGRPSNHQLAPGVAQRALGLIQARYPDFGPTLACEKLIECHGLQLSVETVRALMIAAGLWTPRKQRAAKIYQPRNRRACVGELIQIDGSDHAWFESRSAPCTLLVYIDDATSRLMQLHFVPTESAFAYFEATRAYLEQHGKPVAFYSDKASIFRSVRDSTDFGRGTTQFGRVLFELNIDIWCANSSQAKGRVERANLTLQDRLVKELRLRGINTREAANAFAPHFMADFNARFAKPPKSQFDAHRPVRDDEDLDLLFTWRLQRKVSQSLTLQHDRVIYLLKDTPVNRSLIHRYIDVFEYPDGRIELRADGANLAYERYDRLAQMDTSAIVENKRLSHVLQAVQILQAQRDDRHKSDTPSRTNQGKAPYRQKAQPGTKLSSQFTPEDLELAVLKVCTGTTV from the coding sequence ATGTCCATGCGCGAAACCGATCGTCTCAAGACCGTCCAGGCTGTGGTGGACCGCATGGCGCGTGTCGGCCAGGCTGCCGAGCAACTCGGGCTTAGCCGACGTCAGCTTGAGCGGCTAGTTCAGCGTTACAAGCACGACGGTGTCCAAGGGCTGGTCTCGCGCAAACGAGGCCGCCCCAGCAACCACCAATTGGCCCCTGGAGTCGCGCAACGCGCCCTTGGCCTGATCCAGGCGCGTTACCCGGACTTCGGCCCGACGTTGGCCTGTGAGAAGCTCATTGAATGTCATGGGCTCCAGCTCAGCGTAGAGACCGTGCGAGCTTTGATGATTGCGGCCGGATTGTGGACGCCGCGCAAACAGCGCGCAGCCAAAATCTACCAGCCGCGCAACCGCCGCGCCTGTGTTGGCGAACTCATCCAGATTGATGGCAGTGATCATGCCTGGTTCGAGTCTCGCTCGGCACCTTGCACGCTGCTGGTGTATATCGATGACGCCACCAGCCGGCTGATGCAACTGCACTTCGTGCCCACCGAATCGGCCTTTGCCTACTTCGAAGCCACACGCGCCTACCTTGAGCAGCACGGCAAGCCTGTGGCGTTCTACAGCGACAAGGCCAGCATCTTTCGCTCGGTGCGCGACTCAACCGACTTTGGCCGCGGAACCACCCAGTTCGGGCGTGTGCTCTTCGAGCTGAACATTGACATCTGGTGCGCCAACTCCAGCCAGGCCAAGGGCCGCGTCGAGCGGGCCAACCTGACGCTGCAGGACCGCCTGGTCAAAGAGCTGCGCCTGCGCGGAATCAACACGCGCGAGGCCGCCAACGCGTTCGCACCGCACTTCATGGCCGACTTCAACGCACGCTTTGCCAAGCCGCCGAAAAGCCAATTCGATGCGCACCGGCCCGTGCGCGACGATGAAGACTTGGACCTGCTGTTTACCTGGCGGCTTCAGCGAAAGGTCTCGCAGTCTCTGACGCTGCAGCATGACCGGGTGATTTACCTGCTTAAGGACACGCCGGTCAACCGTTCCTTGATTCACCGCTATATCGATGTTTTCGAATACCCCGACGGCCGGATTGAACTGAGGGCCGATGGCGCGAACCTGGCGTACGAACGCTACGACCGGTTGGCGCAGATGGACACAAGTGCGATCGTCGAAAACAAACGACTCAGCCACGTATTGCAGGCGGTACAGATCCTGCAGGCCCAGCGTGATGACCGGCACAAATCAGATACCCCCTCGCGAACCAATCAGGGAAAAGCCCCGTATCGACAAAAAGCTCAACCGGGCACGAAGCTCTCAAGTCAGTTCACGCCAGAAGACCTTGAACTTGCAGTCCTGAAAGTCTGCACAGGGACAACAGTGTGA
- a CDS encoding DUF2397 family protein, whose protein sequence is MRKVSGQARRRASRKSSAHWRNSPSGATCESQPDIARFSTLSDYYRAHYLYRLSQGGEAVESALAVFERTLRHRAELQTVALEDIASGLQTLRLS, encoded by the coding sequence TTGCGGAAAGTCAGTGGTCAGGCCCGCCGCCGTGCATCGAGGAAGTCCAGTGCGCACTGGCGCAACTCGCCGAGTGGGGCAACCTGCGAATCGCAGCCCGATATAGCCCGGTTTTCCACCCTCAGCGACTATTACCGGGCGCACTATCTGTACCGGCTGTCGCAAGGCGGCGAGGCGGTGGAATCGGCGCTGGCGGTGTTCGAGCGAACCCTGCGCCACCGGGCCGAGTTGCAGACCGTGGCGCTGGAAGACATCGCCAGCGGCCTTCAAACCTTGCGACTATCTTGA
- a CDS encoding DNA-binding protein: protein MQLKSKSTKGVQQEDVWTAADSLIADGLRPTIERVRQKIGRGSPNTVSPMLETWFSTLAARLGVNALQDEAAGVPKALQQAMANLWEMALSNGREEAELQIAQARADLAQAKDALQVRESELVQQERVRAAKHQALEEMLRAAENKAEEALERLSQAQALTSRREVEIEGLRGRINVIESERDSERRRIDEDTVRYAKERQRHEERAQATQHKLLEEIDRARQEAKKIHGDAQISEKRFEAQHSLLQQKLRLHETDLAKAQELRSAQSADLHALREALAVSNSHSDELRNLLEKQQSGSENTIARLTEALSTHKGKQQAGRKPLMRKIKKPLGIRQR from the coding sequence ATGCAATTGAAAAGTAAAAGTACCAAAGGTGTTCAGCAAGAAGATGTCTGGACAGCCGCAGACAGCCTGATTGCCGATGGGCTCAGGCCAACGATTGAGCGGGTACGCCAAAAAATCGGCCGAGGCTCCCCAAATACCGTCAGCCCGATGCTCGAAACCTGGTTTTCCACCCTGGCAGCACGCCTTGGCGTCAATGCCTTGCAGGATGAGGCTGCTGGTGTCCCGAAAGCCTTGCAACAAGCCATGGCAAATTTATGGGAGATGGCTTTGTCAAACGGTCGAGAAGAAGCTGAACTGCAGATAGCACAAGCTCGGGCTGACTTGGCCCAGGCAAAAGATGCCTTGCAGGTACGTGAAAGCGAGCTGGTGCAGCAGGAACGGGTGCGCGCAGCAAAACACCAAGCGCTTGAAGAGATGCTGCGTGCTGCCGAAAACAAGGCCGAAGAGGCCTTGGAACGGCTCAGTCAGGCGCAAGCCTTGACAAGCAGGCGCGAAGTGGAAATTGAAGGCCTTCGCGGCAGGATCAATGTCATTGAGAGTGAACGTGATTCAGAAAGACGCCGCATCGATGAAGATACAGTCCGCTATGCCAAGGAGCGGCAAAGGCATGAGGAACGCGCCCAGGCAACGCAGCACAAGTTGCTTGAAGAAATTGACAGGGCCCGTCAGGAAGCGAAAAAGATTCATGGCGATGCGCAAATATCGGAAAAGCGCTTCGAGGCACAGCACAGTCTTTTACAGCAAAAACTTCGATTGCACGAGACTGATCTGGCCAAAGCCCAGGAATTGCGTTCCGCGCAATCGGCTGACCTTCATGCATTGCGCGAAGCACTTGCCGTGTCCAATTCCCATTCAGACGAACTTCGCAATCTGTTGGAAAAGCAGCAAAGCGGCAGTGAAAACACCATTGCGCGCTTGACCGAGGCTTTGTCAACGCATAAGGGGAAACAGCAAGCAGGGCGTAAACCCCTGATGCGAAAGATCAAAAAGCCTCTGGGTATCCGCCAGCGTTAA
- a CDS encoding tyrosine-type recombinase/integrase translates to MLTSVVENIPTTPALQVAVLGDAAQRAVDDLLREGESFNTMTSYRSALRYWAAWHLMRYGGPIQLPMPVPCLLQFIVDHAERMTDKGLLSELPAAIDLALVDAGYKGKPGPLAHSTLIHRIAVLSKAHQLRELANPCHDPKVRELLSRTRKAYARRGVLPNKKDALTKDPLQAILASCDDTLRGRRDRALLLFAWSSGGRRRSEVANADMKFLKRVADGFTYTLVHSKTNQAGLQRPENDKPLLGAAATALTAWLSASGIVEGPIFRQVRKGGQLGAALAAAAVRDIVKYRCALVGIEGDFSAHSLRSGFVTEAGRQNMSLAETMAMTGHHSVATVMGYSRAGASLSSKVARLFDAPA, encoded by the coding sequence ATGTTGACTTCTGTTGTAGAAAATATTCCAACTACCCCTGCTTTGCAGGTCGCAGTGCTTGGTGATGCAGCCCAGCGCGCGGTTGATGACTTGCTGCGCGAAGGTGAATCCTTCAACACCATGACCAGCTACCGCAGTGCGCTGCGGTATTGGGCGGCCTGGCATTTGATGCGTTATGGCGGCCCAATCCAGCTGCCAATGCCTGTTCCTTGCTTATTGCAGTTCATCGTTGACCATGCCGAGCGCATGACGGACAAAGGCTTGCTCTCGGAGTTGCCCGCAGCCATCGATCTGGCGCTGGTTGACGCAGGCTACAAAGGAAAACCGGGGCCATTGGCGCATAGCACGCTGATACATCGCATTGCCGTTCTGTCCAAGGCGCACCAGCTGCGCGAACTGGCCAACCCTTGCCACGATCCCAAGGTTCGGGAGTTGCTGTCGCGCACGCGCAAGGCTTACGCCAGGCGCGGCGTTCTGCCCAACAAAAAAGATGCGTTGACCAAAGACCCGCTTCAGGCAATTTTGGCGAGTTGCGATGACACGCTGCGCGGCAGGCGTGACCGTGCCTTGCTGCTTTTTGCCTGGTCCAGCGGCGGGCGGCGGCGCTCTGAAGTCGCCAACGCCGACATGAAGTTTTTGAAACGCGTTGCAGACGGGTTTACTTACACCCTGGTCCACTCGAAAACCAACCAGGCGGGGCTGCAGCGACCGGAAAATGACAAGCCCTTGCTTGGCGCTGCAGCAACCGCGTTGACCGCGTGGCTGAGCGCGTCCGGAATTGTTGAAGGCCCCATTTTTCGGCAGGTGCGCAAAGGAGGACAGCTTGGCGCCGCACTGGCAGCTGCTGCCGTGCGTGACATTGTGAAATACCGATGCGCGCTGGTGGGCATTGAAGGGGATTTTTCGGCCCATTCGCTTCGCTCCGGCTTTGTCACGGAGGCGGGTCGGCAAAACATGTCCTTGGCTGAAACCATGGCGATGACGGGTCACCACAGCGTAGCGACTGTAATGGGTTATAGCCGTGCGGGTGCTTCACTGTCCAGCAAGGTTGCCCGCTTGTTTGATGCACCTGCCTGA
- a CDS encoding adenylate/guanylate cyclase domain-containing protein, which yields MAELTVVFADLTGSTALFEALGNAKATQAITRLTQWIGQVCKNHGGHVVKYLGDGVLILFQESRHAVEASSELHRVHHDRIRNWPDALKMRLQVGMARGDVVEQSGDCYGDAVNLASRLSDLSGSEQTLASEAVIRQLPDDFMVRARCLGPMVIRGRTELCVVHRIEWQDEVLSELFTMPASLMALPLDRRDEAKPVCIELSWLDISARFTAAALPVFLGRDADAQFVVQDPRVSRKHARIEWRSGKFYLEDLSSYGTWVRFSDSKAVVALRRQECVLMLDGEIALGASFEDFTVPTVTFRFLEETAA from the coding sequence ATGGCAGAACTTACCGTCGTTTTTGCGGACCTTACCGGAAGCACTGCCCTTTTTGAGGCGCTGGGCAATGCCAAGGCAACCCAGGCAATCACACGGTTGACGCAGTGGATAGGCCAAGTCTGTAAAAACCATGGCGGGCACGTCGTGAAATACCTTGGAGACGGTGTTCTCATCCTGTTTCAGGAGAGCCGTCATGCCGTAGAGGCGTCCAGTGAGCTTCATCGGGTGCATCATGACCGAATCCGCAATTGGCCCGATGCCCTCAAAATGCGGCTTCAGGTAGGCATGGCCCGTGGCGATGTCGTCGAGCAGAGCGGCGACTGTTATGGCGATGCTGTCAATCTGGCTTCGCGCCTGAGCGACCTTTCTGGTTCTGAGCAGACACTGGCAAGTGAAGCCGTGATCCGGCAACTGCCTGACGACTTCATGGTGCGCGCGCGCTGTCTGGGGCCCATGGTCATCCGGGGTCGCACGGAGTTGTGCGTTGTGCATCGTATTGAATGGCAGGACGAGGTGCTTTCTGAACTTTTCACGATGCCAGCCAGCCTGATGGCTTTGCCTCTGGACCGGCGCGACGAGGCGAAGCCTGTCTGTATCGAGTTGTCCTGGCTCGACATCAGCGCCAGGTTTACCGCCGCCGCGCTTCCTGTGTTTCTTGGCCGTGATGCCGATGCCCAGTTCGTGGTGCAAGACCCCAGGGTTTCGCGAAAACATGCCCGGATCGAATGGCGTTCCGGCAAGTTCTATCTTGAAGATCTCAGCAGCTATGGAACCTGGGTGCGGTTTTCCGACAGCAAGGCTGTCGTGGCTTTGCGTCGCCAGGAATGTGTGTTGATGCTGGATGGAGAAATTGCACTGGGCGCTTCTTTTGAAGACTTCACCGTACCTACGGTCACGTTCAGGTTTCTTGAGGAAACAGCCGCATAG
- the tadA gene encoding tRNA adenosine(34) deaminase TadA codes for MSDEAFMEMALVQARVAAAFGEVPVGAVVVRQGKVIATGRNAPVEAHDPTAHAEIMALRAAALALGNYRLDECELFVTLEPCAMCSGAMLNARLKRVVFGASEPKTGAAGSVINLFAQARLNHQTELQGGVLAESSRALLQDFFRQRRADQREAARQRHPLRDDALRTPDAAFDGLSAYPWAPRYLSDLPALDGLRMHYLDEQALGVEEGGGPRLTYLCLHGSPDWSYAFRRLIPSLLQTGHRVVAPDLIGFGKSDKPKKDSFHTFSRHRQILLELVEKLDLQNIVLVLPRQGTLLGLTLPLAAPLRYRGLRLMNPDPLAESEYLPLSQGFLLWEQAGGMPAGTETDVACEAPFPGNSYRAGVRAFAAMAPDSGNHDGIASEAGQFWRDRRDECNLHVSFLEKYTNKPYQE; via the coding sequence ATGAGTGATGAAGCCTTTATGGAGATGGCCCTTGTGCAAGCCCGGGTAGCGGCTGCTTTCGGGGAAGTTCCGGTGGGTGCAGTGGTCGTCCGGCAGGGCAAGGTGATTGCCACTGGCCGCAACGCACCGGTTGAGGCCCATGATCCGACGGCCCATGCCGAGATCATGGCCTTGCGCGCCGCAGCGCTGGCCTTGGGCAACTACCGTCTTGACGAGTGCGAACTGTTTGTCACGCTGGAGCCCTGTGCCATGTGCAGCGGCGCCATGCTCAACGCCCGGCTCAAACGCGTGGTGTTTGGGGCGTCTGAACCCAAAACTGGAGCTGCCGGCTCGGTCATCAACCTGTTTGCGCAAGCGCGGCTGAACCACCAGACCGAATTGCAGGGCGGGGTGCTGGCCGAATCTAGCCGCGCATTGCTGCAGGACTTTTTTCGCCAGCGCCGTGCTGACCAGCGCGAGGCGGCCCGGCAGCGTCATCCGCTGCGCGATGATGCGCTTCGAACCCCTGACGCGGCTTTTGACGGCTTGAGCGCTTATCCATGGGCGCCGCGTTACCTGAGCGATCTGCCGGCCCTTGACGGCTTGCGGATGCATTATCTTGATGAACAGGCGCTTGGCGTGGAGGAGGGCGGCGGGCCGCGCCTGACCTACCTTTGCCTGCATGGCAGCCCGGACTGGAGCTATGCTTTTCGCCGGCTGATCCCGTCCTTGCTGCAGACTGGTCACCGGGTGGTTGCGCCGGACCTGATTGGTTTTGGCAAAAGCGACAAGCCCAAGAAGGACAGTTTTCATACCTTCAGCCGGCATCGCCAGATACTGCTTGAGCTGGTGGAAAAGCTGGATCTGCAGAACATCGTGCTGGTGCTGCCCAGACAGGGCACTTTGCTTGGATTGACCTTGCCCCTGGCTGCGCCGCTGCGCTACCGAGGATTGCGGCTCATGAACCCCGATCCATTGGCAGAGAGTGAATACCTGCCGCTAAGCCAGGGGTTTTTGCTGTGGGAGCAAGCAGGCGGCATGCCGGCAGGTACTGAAACCGATGTCGCTTGTGAAGCGCCATTTCCCGGCAACAGCTACCGCGCCGGAGTGCGTGCGTTTGCTGCCATGGCACCAGATTCCGGAAATCACGACGGCATTGCATCTGAAGCCGGGCAGTTCTGGCGTGATCGCCGCGATGAATGTAATTTACACGTTAGTTTTTTAGAAAAATATACGAACAAACCGTATCAAGAATAG
- a CDS encoding catalase — protein MSLHPKRNGASSRSSAAPPAKNNQDKKTQLEACTVAASPSLTSNQGVPITDNHNSLKAGDNGPTLLEDFILREKITHFGHERIPERVVNARGCGAHGYFKPYKSMVQYTSAAFLQTPDLETPVFVRFSGSSGSQGSADTVRDVRGFAVKFYTQKGNYDLVGNNMPVFYIQDAIKFPDLIHALKPEPNHEMPQASSAHDTFWDFASLVPEVTHMLMWTMSDRGLPRSLRMMEGFGVHAFRFINARGDAFFVKFHWKPKLGVHALDWDEAQKIAGKDPDFLRRDLWEAIEAGNCPEWELGVQIVDAGREGDLEFDILDPTKLIPESQVPVQIIGKMVLNRNAENFFSETEQVAFHPGNLVPGIDFSNDPLLQGRLFSYTDAQLTRLGGPNFNEIPINRSICPIHNFQRGGLHRQTINKGRVAYEPNTLGTGTEFRIDGAAQDVQPPFKPMDASKTRHRRASFDDHFSQATLFWNSQSLAEKDHLVAAFRFELSKVELPEIRQRMVDNLAHVDLKLAARVAASLGINAPDPKAAAGRLGFRDHKTTSKVSEEPALSMAARPGASIKTRKIAVLVADGVDAPPLRRLLQDMAATGAVCKLVASRLGSVSTLGGKQLVVDHTFANMPSVMFDAVLIPGGNESITSLCTLGEAVHFVLEAYKHGKTICALNEGSQLLATLGFSNEKNPELINVPTPGILLADARKVLDGQVTQDFIAAIALHRHWDRLNAEAVPA, from the coding sequence ATGTCGTTGCATCCAAAGCGCAACGGGGCCAGTTCGCGCAGCAGTGCCGCCCCTCCAGCAAAAAACAATCAGGACAAAAAAACCCAGCTAGAAGCTTGTACCGTTGCAGCCAGCCCCAGCCTGACCAGCAACCAGGGTGTGCCGATTACAGACAACCACAACTCACTGAAGGCAGGAGATAACGGCCCCACCCTGCTGGAAGACTTTATTCTGCGTGAAAAAATTACCCATTTTGGCCATGAACGCATTCCAGAACGCGTTGTCAATGCCCGGGGCTGTGGTGCGCACGGTTATTTCAAGCCTTATAAATCAATGGTTCAGTACACCAGTGCAGCTTTTTTGCAGACTCCCGACCTCGAAACTCCTGTTTTTGTGCGATTCTCTGGCTCTTCCGGCTCTCAGGGCTCGGCCGATACCGTGCGAGATGTGCGGGGGTTTGCGGTGAAGTTTTACACGCAAAAGGGCAACTATGACCTGGTGGGAAACAACATGCCTGTTTTCTATATTCAGGATGCCATCAAATTTCCGGACCTGATCCATGCGCTCAAGCCAGAGCCGAATCATGAGATGCCGCAAGCCAGCAGCGCGCACGACACATTCTGGGATTTTGCGTCATTGGTTCCCGAAGTGACCCATATGCTCATGTGGACCATGTCCGACCGCGGCCTGCCGCGCAGCCTTCGGATGATGGAAGGGTTTGGCGTTCATGCGTTTCGCTTCATCAATGCACGGGGTGATGCCTTTTTTGTCAAATTTCACTGGAAACCCAAGTTGGGTGTACACGCCCTTGACTGGGATGAAGCCCAAAAGATTGCCGGCAAAGACCCCGACTTCCTTCGTCGTGATTTGTGGGAAGCGATTGAAGCGGGTAACTGTCCAGAATGGGAACTGGGGGTGCAGATTGTTGATGCCGGCAGGGAGGGAGATTTGGAGTTTGACATTTTGGATCCGACAAAACTCATCCCCGAGTCCCAGGTGCCTGTGCAAATCATCGGAAAAATGGTCTTGAATCGGAACGCAGAGAACTTTTTCTCGGAAACCGAACAGGTCGCGTTTCATCCAGGAAACCTGGTGCCAGGCATTGATTTTTCAAACGATCCGCTGTTGCAGGGCCGTCTTTTCTCCTATACCGATGCCCAGTTGACTCGCCTGGGCGGTCCAAATTTCAATGAGATCCCCATCAATCGCAGCATCTGCCCGATTCACAACTTCCAGCGTGGCGGCTTGCACCGACAGACCATCAACAAGGGACGAGTTGCCTATGAACCCAATACGCTGGGCACCGGCACCGAGTTCCGGATCGACGGTGCAGCGCAAGACGTCCAGCCGCCTTTCAAACCGATGGATGCGTCCAAAACACGGCATCGCAGGGCTTCATTCGATGACCATTTTTCCCAGGCCACCTTGTTCTGGAACAGCCAGAGCCTGGCTGAAAAAGACCATCTCGTTGCCGCGTTCAGGTTTGAACTGTCCAAGGTCGAACTGCCCGAGATTCGCCAGCGCATGGTTGATAACCTGGCGCACGTTGACCTCAAACTGGCGGCGCGGGTAGCGGCATCGCTGGGAATCAATGCGCCCGACCCTAAAGCGGCGGCGGGCCGGCTGGGTTTTCGCGATCACAAAACGACCAGCAAGGTCAGCGAAGAGCCAGCGTTAAGCATGGCAGCACGGCCTGGCGCGAGCATCAAGACCCGCAAGATCGCCGTTTTGGTGGCAGATGGGGTCGATGCCCCTCCCCTGCGGCGACTGCTTCAGGATATGGCAGCGACGGGCGCCGTCTGCAAACTCGTTGCCTCGCGACTTGGAAGCGTCAGCACGCTCGGTGGCAAACAGCTTGTGGTTGACCACACCTTTGCAAACATGCCTTCGGTCATGTTTGATGCGGTATTGATTCCTGGTGGAAATGAGAGCATCACAAGCTTATGTACTTTGGGTGAGGCTGTGCATTTTGTACTTGAAGCCTATAAGCACGGCAAGACCATCTGCGCATTGAACGAAGGCAGCCAGTTGCTCGCCACCCTGGGGTTCAGCAATGAAAAAAATCCAGAACTGATCAATGTGCCTACGCCGGGGATTTTATTGGCCGATGCCCGCAAAGTACTTGATGGACAGGTGACGCAGGATTTCATTGCGGCCATTGCCCTTCATCGGCATTGGGACCGGTTGAATGCCGAGGCGGTTCCAGCCTGA
- a CDS encoding LD-carboxypeptidase: MKKHIYIYSPSSAIRDKAAFKRGLKCLAALGYEVEVDEAALSTHQRFAGDDETRLAAIHRAASSGADVALISRGGYGLTRILPLIDYSAVAKAIAGGTQFVGFSDFTAFQMALLAKTGAVTWAGPSLAEDFGAQAGADDIMEACFDDLVTGQGEGSGWRMPKDATNSIAGSIDETGAKAMNGASHINDSVLWGGNLAMLASLVGTPYLPVIHGGILFIEDVGEHPYRIERMLAQLLQAGILAQQKAIIFGQFSNYKLVPHDKGYKLASVVAWLKTQVSAQVFTGFPFGHVATKVLLPVGLPVTLAVEGRDAFLLWGHRH, from the coding sequence GTGAAAAAACATATCTATATCTATTCCCCCTCCAGTGCGATACGCGACAAAGCCGCTTTCAAGCGCGGCCTCAAGTGTCTGGCGGCATTGGGTTACGAGGTCGAGGTTGACGAAGCAGCGCTGTCAACCCACCAGCGTTTTGCCGGCGACGATGAAACGCGGCTTGCCGCCATTCACCGGGCAGCCAGCAGCGGCGCCGATGTGGCGCTCATTTCTCGTGGCGGCTATGGCCTGACACGCATCCTTCCCCTGATCGATTACAGCGCGGTTGCAAAAGCCATTGCCGGAGGCACGCAGTTTGTTGGTTTTAGCGACTTCACCGCATTCCAGATGGCGCTACTGGCCAAAACGGGCGCAGTCACCTGGGCCGGCCCTTCCCTGGCTGAGGATTTTGGCGCACAGGCCGGCGCTGACGACATCATGGAAGCCTGTTTTGACGACCTGGTCACGGGGCAGGGGGAGGGCAGTGGCTGGAGAATGCCAAAGGATGCTACTAATTCAATAGCTGGCAGCATAGATGAGACTGGCGCAAAAGCCATGAATGGTGCTTCTCACATCAATGATTCCGTGCTTTGGGGCGGTAATCTGGCCATGCTGGCATCGCTGGTTGGAACCCCTTATCTGCCTGTCATTCATGGCGGCATCCTGTTCATTGAAGATGTTGGCGAACACCCTTACCGGATAGAGCGCATGCTCGCGCAATTGCTGCAGGCCGGTATCCTGGCTCAGCAAAAAGCGATTATTTTCGGCCAGTTCAGCAATTACAAACTGGTACCTCATGACAAGGGCTACAAGTTGGCCAGCGTCGTGGCCTGGCTGAAAACCCAGGTGAGCGCGCAAGTATTCACCGGCTTTCCGTTTGGCCATGTGGCAACCAAGGTACTGCTTCCCGTGGGGCTGCCGGTTACTTTGGCGGTGGAAGGACGGGATGCATTTTTGCTGTGGGGCCATCGGCATTGA